Proteins encoded by one window of Manduca sexta isolate Smith_Timp_Sample1 chromosome 12, JHU_Msex_v1.0, whole genome shotgun sequence:
- the LOC115451835 gene encoding beta-1,3-galactosyltransferase brn isoform X1 — MRHRKYKYFACVSILIYCYYYLGVSDYLYSKSFKDNFDYPLNVDIKPLVADVLSGRTPSVAPINYYPYRFLSNSGKCATLHKIDLFIAVKSAMNHFGHRNAIRRTYAQNKVRGRNVQTLFFLGIDRRGKSDTQRAIEKEMAEFKDIIQMDFHDDYFNNTIKTVMTFRWLYEHCSKADFYLFTDDDMYISVKNLLNYVDELKYSVKDRNDTDFEMTYTDNDVTVATEDSNLIFAGYVFKSAPQRFRSSKWRVSLEEYPWNRWPPYVTAGAYVVSNSAMKTMYVASLFVKHFRFDDIYLGIVAKKVGIKPTHCPMFHFYKKKYSKDAYSDVIASHGYSDHEELITVWNEQNNS; from the coding sequence ATGAGGCAtaggaaatataaatacttcGCTTGTGTTAGCATTCTTATATACTGTTACTATTATCTCGGTGTCAGTGATTATTTGTATTCGAAGAGTTTTAAAGACAACTTCGACTATCCGCTAAACGTTGACATAAAGCCGTTGGTAGCGGACGTACTGTCTGGGAGGACGCCCAGCGTGGCCCCCATCAACTACTACCCCTACAGGTTCCTTAGTAACtcgggcaagtgcgccacattGCACAAAATAGATCTGTTTATCGCGGTCAAGTCCGCCATGAACCATTTCGGCCATAGGAACGCCATTCGCCGCACATACGCACAGAACAAAGTTCGCGGCAGAAACGTTCAGACTCTGTTCTTCCTCGGTATCGACCGTCGCGGCAAATCTGACACGCAGAGAGCCATAGAGAAAGAAATGGCGGAGTTCAAAGACATCATTCAAATGGATTTCCACGACGATTATTTCAACAACACGATTAAAACTGTGATGACGTTCCGCTGGTTGTACGAGCATTGTTCAAAGGCGGATTTCTATTTGTTCACCGATGACGATATGTACATATCTGTTAAGAATCTTTTGAATTACGTCGATGAGCTCAAATATTCTGTTAAAGACAGGAATGATACGGATTTCGAAATGACATATACAGACAATGACGTCACCGTGGCGACGGAGGATAGTAATCTCATATTCGCGGGCTACGTGTTCAAATCGGCGCCACAAAGATTTCGTTCGAGCAAATGGCGCGTGTCCTTGGAAGAGTATCCGTGGAATAGATGGCCTCCTTACGTGACTGCGGGCGCTTACGTGGTCTCCAATTCGGCCATGAAGACTATGTATGTGGCCAGTTTGTTTGTCAAACATTTCAGGTTTGACGACATTTATTTAGGCATAGTGGCGAAAAAGGTCGGCATCAAACCGACGCACTGTCCTatgttccatttttataaaaagaagtaCAGTAAGGATGCATACAGTGATGTTATAGCGTCACACGGTTACAGCGACCACGAAGAGTTGATTACGGTGTGGAACGAACAGAATAACAGCTAA